In Burkholderia contaminans, the following proteins share a genomic window:
- a CDS encoding GlxA family transcriptional regulator: MVPVSRPAGATRTTQVAIVALPPVSMSGVGPIVDALNLANEIDGRLLYRWQVCSWDGRPVPLAGGAQWHADAAFNDAIACDWVIVVSERFQQFADYRLFLASLARVGQRTPVVTGIHHGVWWLAMAGQLSGYRVSVNWETYQQFAEQFERSIVTQQIFEIDRDRATCAGGQATVDFMLAMIGREHGPDLAERIADALGAGTLRSGEERQRIPFVTAPGERHPRLNDALLLMEANVEDPLTTDEIAELVGVSRRQLERLFRQYLGAMPSKYYLNLRLLKARTQLQRTSKSVVQVSLACGFSSAAHFSNAYRERFGVTPREDRRAWLEKQTGGGGEPRGGALVERGAKD, translated from the coding sequence GTGGTACCGGTGTCTCGTCCCGCAGGCGCCACCCGCACGACGCAGGTGGCGATCGTTGCATTGCCGCCCGTGTCGATGTCGGGCGTGGGTCCGATCGTCGATGCGCTGAACCTCGCGAACGAGATCGACGGGCGGCTGCTGTATCGGTGGCAGGTGTGTTCGTGGGACGGGCGGCCCGTGCCGCTCGCCGGCGGTGCGCAATGGCACGCCGATGCGGCGTTCAACGATGCGATCGCGTGTGACTGGGTGATCGTCGTGTCGGAGCGGTTTCAGCAGTTTGCCGACTATCGGTTGTTTCTCGCGAGCCTCGCGAGGGTGGGGCAGCGCACGCCTGTCGTCACCGGGATTCATCATGGCGTGTGGTGGCTTGCGATGGCCGGGCAGCTTTCCGGATATCGCGTCAGCGTGAACTGGGAGACATATCAGCAGTTCGCCGAACAGTTCGAGCGGTCGATCGTCACGCAGCAGATCTTCGAGATCGATCGCGATCGGGCGACCTGTGCCGGGGGGCAGGCTACCGTTGATTTCATGCTGGCCATGATTGGCCGGGAACATGGACCGGACCTCGCCGAGAGGATCGCGGATGCGCTCGGGGCCGGGACTTTGCGCAGCGGCGAGGAGCGGCAGCGGATTCCTTTCGTTACTGCGCCGGGCGAGCGGCATCCTCGGTTGAACGATGCCTTGCTGTTGATGGAAGCCAATGTCGAGGATCCGCTGACCACCGATGAGATCGCCGAGCTCGTTGGCGTTTCACGCCGGCAACTGGAGCGGCTCTTTCGGCAGTATCTCGGGGCGATGCCGTCCAAGTATTACCTCAATCTTCGGTTGCTCAAGGCTCGCACGCAGTTGCAGCGGACCAGCAAGTCGGTTGTGCAGGTTTCTCTCGCTTGCGGGTTTTCTTCTGCTGCGCATTTTTCTAATGCCTACCGTGAGCGGTTTGGCGTGACGCCTCGGGAAGATCGACGGGCATGGCTCGAGAAGCAGACCGGCGGCGGGGGCGAGCCTCGCGGGGGCGCGCTTGTCGAGCGCGGGGCGAAGGATTGA